One window from the genome of Carnobacteriaceae bacterium zg-84 encodes:
- the fabG gene encoding 3-oxoacyl-[acyl-carrier-protein] reductase: MKSLKGKTVFITGSSRGIGKEIAISFAKEGANIILNARSHVSEDVISEITSYGVQCAVVLGDVSQFDQAKEMIKTAHETFGSLDVLVNNAGITKDQLLLRMSEEDFDNVLNINLKGTFNMIRHAVPILLKQRSGSIINVSSVVGLAGNIGQVNYAASKAGIIGLSKAVAKEVAPRGITCNVIAPGYIDTDMTDILNEDVKKAMIDTIPLKRIGQAQEVAQAAVYLAKASYVTGQVLSVNGGMYM, translated from the coding sequence GTGAAGTCATTGAAAGGAAAAACAGTATTTATTACAGGTAGTTCACGAGGAATTGGTAAAGAAATTGCCATTTCTTTTGCAAAAGAAGGTGCTAATATTATTTTGAATGCACGTTCTCATGTATCGGAGGATGTTATTTCAGAAATAACGTCTTACGGTGTTCAATGTGCCGTTGTATTAGGAGATGTAAGCCAATTTGATCAAGCAAAAGAAATGATAAAAACAGCTCATGAAACATTTGGTTCATTAGATGTTTTAGTGAATAATGCAGGAATTACAAAAGACCAGTTATTATTACGTATGAGTGAAGAAGACTTTGATAATGTATTAAATATCAATTTAAAAGGTACCTTCAATATGATAAGACATGCTGTACCAATTTTATTAAAGCAACGTTCTGGTAGTATTATCAATGTTTCTAGCGTTGTTGGATTAGCAGGTAATATTGGACAAGTAAATTATGCAGCATCAAAAGCAGGTATTATTGGTTTGTCTAAAGCTGTTGCTAAAGAAGTAGCACCTCGTGGTATTACATGTAATGTAATTGCTCCCGGTTATATTGATACAGATATGACAGATATTTTAAATGAAGATGTAAAAAAAGCAATGATAGATACTATTCCGTTAAAACGAATTGGACAAGCACAAGAAGTTGCACAAGCTGCTGTTTATTTAGCTAAAGCAAGTTATGTAACTGGACAAGTGTTATCCGTTAATGGCGGTATGTACATGTAA